The proteins below come from a single Leptotrichia sp. oral taxon 223 genomic window:
- a CDS encoding nicotinate-nucleotide--dimethylbenzimidazole phosphoribosyltransferase, translating to MEKRKSGKTGKILFDTIKKITALDKNRMKKKEDELNSLLKTPKGLGKLEELAIRLEGMSENYKPRKKMVLVMAADNGVEREKVSKSKRVITQYVVEAMLNGKSSINALSMVYNAEVKVVDLGIDESSDIKNEIDLSGIINRKIMESGTNNIVKGAAMDYEKAVKAIETGIEMVDDFVRDGYNLFATGEMGIGNTTTSSAILKVLTDLSLDEIVGYGSGIDDKTLEHKKNVVKKAVEVNGLSKFFEENINGTEKKENLEKNQESISFDEKENAVNVKSEDNYILKKNKIVDVLAKVGGLDIAGMTGTYLGCAKNRVPIVIDGFISAISALVAYKICPNCRDFMIASHLSEEPGMKYILKELALESMLFMDMKLGEGTGAVMMFPVIEGACNITGVVRKYPHV from the coding sequence ATGGAAAAGAGAAAGAGTGGAAAAACAGGGAAAATTTTATTTGATACAATAAAAAAAATAACAGCTTTAGACAAAAACAGAATGAAAAAAAAAGAAGATGAACTGAATTCATTGCTAAAAACTCCAAAAGGACTGGGAAAATTGGAAGAACTGGCAATAAGGCTTGAGGGAATGAGCGAAAATTATAAGCCCCGCAAAAAAATGGTGCTTGTAATGGCGGCTGATAATGGCGTGGAACGGGAAAAAGTGAGCAAATCTAAAAGAGTAATAACCCAATATGTCGTGGAAGCAATGTTAAATGGCAAATCATCAATTAATGCTCTCTCGATGGTATACAATGCTGAGGTGAAAGTGGTAGACCTGGGAATTGATGAGAGTTCAGACATTAAAAATGAAATAGATTTATCAGGAATTATCAACAGAAAAATTATGGAATCTGGTACTAATAATATTGTCAAAGGAGCCGCAATGGATTATGAAAAGGCTGTGAAGGCGATAGAAACTGGAATTGAAATGGTTGATGATTTTGTGAGAGATGGATACAATTTATTTGCAACTGGAGAAATGGGGATTGGAAATACTACGACTAGTAGTGCTATTTTGAAGGTTCTGACAGATTTGTCGTTAGATGAGATTGTCGGCTATGGAAGCGGGATTGATGATAAAACTTTGGAGCATAAGAAGAATGTTGTCAAAAAGGCAGTTGAAGTGAATGGATTGTCAAAATTTTTTGAAGAAAATATAAATGGAACAGAAAAAAAAGAAAATCTTGAAAAAAATCAAGAAAGTATTAGCTTTGATGAAAAAGAAAACGCTGTAAATGTGAAAAGTGAAGATAATTATATATTAAAAAAAAATAAAATAGTAGATGTTTTGGCAAAAGTTGGAGGGCTGGACATTGCCGGGATGACAGGAACTTATCTAGGATGTGCAAAAAACCGTGTGCCTATTGTGATAGATGGTTTTATTTCAGCAATTTCTGCCCTTGTTGCATATAAAATTTGTCCAAACTGCAGGGATTTTATGATTGCTTCCCACTTGAGCGAAGAGCCGGGAATGAAGTATATTTTGAAGGAACTGGCTTTAGAGTCGATGCTTTTTATGGACATGAAACTTGGTGAAGGGACAGGAGCTGTTATGATGTTTCCTGTGATTGAGGGAGCTTGCAATATTACTGGAGTTGTAAGGAAATATCCACATGTTTAA
- the hemL gene encoding glutamate-1-semialdehyde 2,1-aminomutase encodes MNTNNSKKIYEKAKESIPGGVNSPVRAFQSVDKEYPIFIKRGNGSRLYDEDGNEYVDMIGSWGPMILGHNYPKVLEVVKKELENGTSFGLPTKKEVELAELVKSCFPSIEKLRLTTSGTEAAMASVRVARAFTGKNKIIKFEGCYHGHSDSLLVKAGSGLLTFAHQDSNGITEGVVKDTITLPFGDFEKLKETLENDKDIACVIIEPIPANMGIIETEKEYLEKVREITKEKNVVLIFDEVISGFRVSLGGAQKVFGITPDLTVLGKIIGGGYPVGGFGGKKEIMNLISPVGNVYHAGTLSGNPISVAAGIETISILKENPEIYENINKKTENLVNKINELIKKYDIPASVNHFGSLFTIFFSKEKVKTLEDAMNTNDEFYSIYFDTMLENGVIVPPSKYEAHFVSYVHNDEDVEKLLKGVEKTFQKIAKKLR; translated from the coding sequence ATGAATACAAATAATTCAAAAAAAATTTATGAAAAAGCAAAAGAATCAATACCAGGTGGAGTGAATAGTCCAGTGAGGGCGTTTCAGTCTGTGGACAAGGAGTATCCAATTTTTATTAAAAGAGGGAATGGGAGCAGACTTTATGATGAGGATGGAAATGAATATGTGGATATGATTGGTTCCTGGGGGCCGATGATTTTGGGGCATAATTATCCGAAGGTTTTGGAGGTTGTGAAGAAAGAGCTTGAAAACGGAACTTCGTTTGGATTGCCGACGAAAAAGGAAGTGGAGCTGGCGGAACTTGTGAAGAGCTGTTTTCCATCGATTGAGAAATTGAGACTTACTACTTCGGGGACAGAGGCGGCTATGGCCAGTGTGAGAGTTGCCCGTGCGTTTACTGGGAAAAATAAGATTATAAAATTTGAAGGATGTTATCATGGGCATTCAGATTCATTGCTGGTTAAGGCTGGTTCGGGGCTTTTGACGTTTGCACATCAGGATAGTAACGGAATTACCGAAGGGGTTGTGAAAGATACGATAACATTGCCTTTTGGAGATTTTGAAAAATTGAAGGAAACTTTGGAAAATGATAAGGATATTGCATGTGTGATTATCGAGCCAATTCCAGCAAATATGGGGATTATCGAAACAGAAAAGGAATATTTGGAAAAAGTGCGTGAAATCACGAAAGAAAAAAATGTGGTGTTAATTTTTGACGAGGTAATTTCTGGATTTAGGGTTTCATTAGGTGGTGCTCAAAAAGTATTTGGAATTACACCTGATTTAACTGTTCTTGGGAAAATTATTGGTGGTGGTTATCCAGTTGGTGGATTTGGTGGAAAAAAGGAAATTATGAACTTAATTTCGCCAGTTGGTAATGTTTATCACGCTGGAACGCTTTCTGGGAATCCAATTTCAGTTGCTGCAGGGATAGAAACAATTTCGATTTTGAAGGAAAACCCTGAAATTTATGAAAATATAAATAAAAAAACGGAGAATTTGGTAAATAAAATTAATGAATTAATAAAAAAATACGATATTCCAGCAAGTGTAAATCATTTTGGAAGTCTTTTTACAATATTTTTTTCAAAGGAAAAAGTGAAAACTTTGGAAGATGCAATGAATACAAATGATGAATTTTACAGCATATATTTTGATACAATGCTTGAAAATGGTGTGATTGTGCCACCTTCAAAATATGAGGCACATTTCGTTTCTTACGTTCATAATGATGAGGATGTGGAAAAGTTATTGAAAGGCGTGGAAAAAACTTTTCAAAAGATTGCTAAAAAATTAAGATGA
- the kdsA gene encoding 3-deoxy-8-phosphooctulonate synthase — translation MLIDKVKKVKITDNITIGNDKIFLIAGPCVIESEDLVMEVAGKMKDITDKLGIQYVFKASFDKANRSSISSFRGPGLEKGLEILSRVRQKYGVALATDIHEPWQCKEAAKVIDLLQIPAFLSRQTDLLIAAAETGKAVNIKKGQFLAPWDMKNVVKKFEEAGNENIMLCERGASFGYNNLVVDMRGLLEMRKFGYPVVFDATHSVQIPGGQGETSGGNRAYVYPLARAAVSVGVDGVFAEVHPEPDKGLSDGPNMLKLDDVENILTKLVQYDKLTKEL, via the coding sequence ATGTTGATAGATAAGGTGAAAAAAGTCAAAATTACTGATAATATTACTATTGGTAATGATAAGATTTTTTTGATTGCTGGGCCTTGCGTGATTGAGTCGGAAGACTTGGTTATGGAAGTGGCCGGGAAAATGAAGGACATTACTGACAAACTGGGGATTCAATATGTTTTTAAGGCTTCGTTTGACAAGGCTAACCGTTCTTCCATTTCCTCATTCAGAGGGCCTGGACTTGAAAAAGGGCTTGAGATTTTGTCACGGGTTAGGCAAAAATATGGTGTGGCTCTTGCGACAGACATTCACGAACCTTGGCAATGCAAAGAAGCCGCAAAAGTAATTGATTTGCTCCAAATACCTGCATTTTTATCACGGCAGACTGATTTGCTTATCGCAGCGGCAGAAACTGGAAAAGCCGTCAATATCAAAAAAGGGCAGTTTTTGGCACCTTGGGATATGAAAAATGTTGTGAAGAAATTTGAGGAAGCTGGAAATGAAAATATAATGCTTTGTGAGCGGGGAGCTTCGTTTGGATACAATAATTTGGTTGTAGATATGCGTGGGCTTCTGGAAATGAGAAAATTTGGCTACCCTGTTGTATTCGATGCGACGCATTCGGTACAAATTCCAGGAGGACAAGGGGAAACTTCAGGAGGAAACCGTGCCTATGTTTATCCGCTTGCTAGAGCAGCTGTGTCTGTTGGAGTTGACGGAGTTTTTGCAGAAGTACATCCTGAACCTGACAAAGGCTTATCCGATGGGCCAAATATGTTAAAACTGGACGATGTTGAAAATATTTTAACAAAATTGGTGCAGTATGATAAATTAACAAAAGAATTATAA
- a CDS encoding alanine--glyoxylate aminotransferase family protein gives MSSKLLLTPGPTNVPEKYLEILGNDIIHHRTPEFRRIMKENNENLKKVFKTANDVAVLTSSGTGSMETAVVNFFSKGDKVLVINTGYFGDRFRKISEIYGLNVINLQYEFGDSYNLDDVKKVISENPDLKGILATHSETSVGILNNIKALGDLTKNTDILLVVDTISGLVVNEFDFDGWHIDVAIAGSQKAFLIPPGLAFVAISDKAKKAMETSDLPKYYFDLKQYKKYFDANGETPYTPAISLILALNQSLKDLVKNGIESTIKQKHDLRKYVEEKAQKLGFELLVKNEENRTNTLISIYKEGIVIKSVIAALEEKGYTVTGGKGKYAESLMRIGILGQISKEQIDDFFVIFEEEVKKQV, from the coding sequence ATGAGTTCAAAATTATTATTAACACCGGGACCAACTAATGTGCCGGAAAAATATTTAGAAATTTTAGGAAACGATATTATTCATCACAGAACGCCTGAATTTAGAAGAATTATGAAAGAAAACAACGAAAACTTGAAAAAAGTCTTCAAAACAGCAAATGATGTGGCTGTCCTTACTTCATCTGGAACAGGCTCAATGGAAACAGCCGTTGTAAACTTTTTTTCAAAAGGAGATAAAGTTTTAGTGATAAATACTGGATATTTTGGAGATAGATTTAGAAAAATTTCTGAAATTTATGGTTTAAATGTAATTAATTTACAATATGAATTTGGGGATAGCTACAACTTGGACGATGTAAAGAAAGTTATTTCTGAAAACCCTGATTTAAAAGGAATTTTAGCAACTCATAGTGAAACTTCAGTTGGAATTTTAAATAATATAAAGGCACTTGGGGACTTAACAAAAAATACTGATATTCTATTAGTTGTCGATACAATTAGCGGACTTGTGGTAAATGAGTTTGATTTTGACGGATGGCATATTGACGTGGCAATCGCAGGAAGCCAAAAGGCATTTTTGATACCACCGGGACTTGCGTTTGTTGCTATAAGCGACAAGGCTAAAAAAGCCATGGAAACATCTGACTTGCCAAAATACTATTTTGACTTGAAGCAATACAAAAAATACTTTGATGCTAACGGAGAAACACCATACACTCCAGCAATCTCTTTAATTCTGGCATTGAACCAGTCACTAAAAGATTTGGTAAAAAATGGAATCGAAAGCACAATTAAGCAAAAGCACGATTTAAGAAAATATGTTGAAGAAAAAGCGCAAAAATTAGGATTTGAACTTTTGGTAAAAAATGAAGAAAACAGAACAAATACTTTAATTTCAATATATAAAGAAGGAATTGTAATAAAATCCGTTATTGCTGCACTTGAGGAAAAGGGATACACTGTTACAGGCGGAAAGGGAAAATATGCCGAAAGCCTTATGAGAATTGGGATTTTAGGACAAATTTCCAAAGAGCAGATTGATGACTTCTTTGTAATTTTTGAAGAGGAAGTAAAAAAACAAGTATAA
- the lgt gene encoding prolipoprotein diacylglyceryl transferase, which produces MKPYLFKIGGFELRIYSLMYILAFLFGMFIALADDVAEKRGIDDRKIIEDFAFTTILAGLIGARLYYVIFKFSDYIGNPLSIFYIWEGGLAIHGGIIGAFIGSYLYAKKNKRSLWVLTDMAVGPLLFGQFLGRFGNLANGEVHGVPTFTPLSVIFSGTFSKWWAEYQTMSIAAKAQFKQLVPWGISFPLDTPAGSEFPNLPLHPAMLYEAFLNLIGFIILWFYFRKKEYNPGVLSMIYLIIYAVIRIFVSTFRAEDLLIFGIRLPYLISIAMIIIAIIGIKYFSSPNRKFVPVEIKKEEQNENSISMD; this is translated from the coding sequence ATGAAACCATATTTATTTAAAATTGGAGGTTTTGAACTTAGAATTTATAGTTTAATGTATATTTTAGCCTTTCTTTTTGGAATGTTTATCGCACTTGCTGACGATGTTGCCGAAAAAAGAGGGATTGATGATAGAAAAATTATTGAAGATTTTGCATTTACAACTATTCTGGCTGGATTAATCGGGGCAAGATTATATTATGTCATTTTTAAATTTTCAGATTACATAGGAAACCCCTTATCGATTTTCTATATCTGGGAAGGCGGGCTTGCAATTCATGGTGGGATTATCGGTGCATTTATAGGATCGTATCTGTATGCTAAAAAAAATAAACGAAGTTTATGGGTGCTCACAGATATGGCTGTCGGGCCTTTACTATTTGGACAATTCCTAGGAAGATTTGGAAATCTGGCAAATGGAGAAGTACACGGCGTTCCGACATTTACTCCACTTAGCGTAATTTTTTCAGGAACATTCAGTAAATGGTGGGCAGAATATCAGACAATGAGCATTGCTGCAAAAGCCCAGTTTAAACAGCTTGTACCTTGGGGTATAAGTTTTCCGTTAGACACGCCTGCCGGTTCAGAATTTCCAAATTTACCATTGCATCCAGCTATGCTTTATGAGGCATTTTTAAATTTAATCGGCTTTATAATTCTTTGGTTCTATTTTAGAAAAAAAGAATACAATCCTGGAGTTTTATCAATGATTTATTTAATTATATACGCAGTTATCAGAATATTTGTAAGTACATTCAGAGCGGAAGATTTGTTAATTTTTGGAATAAGACTTCCATATTTAATAAGTATAGCTATGATTATTATTGCAATTATTGGAATAAAATATTTTAGCAGCCCAAATAGAAAATTTGTGCCTGTTGAAATTAAAAAAGAAGAACAAAATGAAAACAGCATTTCGATGGATTAA
- a CDS encoding helix-turn-helix domain-containing protein — MGRKSKISNELKIELVKRVLSGEASIKSLSKEYNIAKSSLMTWKKKYVEIGEESIKVGDKNRRYSREVKEKAIKSYLNNEGSLFDICKKYDIASVSVLNYWIRDYRRSMDANGNYTVVKKHIRKSIDAKVEAVVFCQNNNYDYNLTIKKFGVSYQQIYSWVKKYEKGGVDALIDNRGKRHVENKDEKTKKGK; from the coding sequence ATGGGAAGAAAATCGAAAATATCTAATGAACTAAAAATTGAACTCGTAAAACGGGTATTGTCAGGAGAAGCAAGCATTAAGAGTTTGTCAAAAGAATACAACATTGCAAAATCTTCATTAATGACTTGGAAAAAGAAATATGTTGAAATTGGTGAAGAAAGCATAAAGGTTGGTGATAAAAATAGACGCTATAGCCGTGAAGTTAAGGAAAAAGCCATTAAAAGCTATTTAAATAATGAAGGTTCGTTGTTTGACATTTGTAAAAAATACGACATTGCTTCTGTAAGTGTACTGAATTACTGGATTAGAGATTACAGAAGAAGCATGGATGCAAATGGAAATTATACAGTAGTAAAAAAACATATAAGAAAATCCATTGATGCAAAAGTTGAAGCTGTAGTTTTCTGTCAAAATAACAACTATGACTACAATTTAACAATCAAAAAATTTGGCGTTTCATATCAGCAAATTTATTCATGGGTAAAAAAATATGAAAAAGGTGGAGTTGACGCATTAATTGATAACCGTGGTAAAAGGCATGTTGAGAATAAAGATGAGAAAACTAAAAAAGGGAAGTAA
- a CDS encoding hemolysin III family protein, with translation MNKKTKNKSTNTISEIHKKAENFSHGEEVANFVSHTVGAGLAIVAFIVLTIRASWRQDIGTVISFMAFGFGLVVLYTMSAIYHGLKPGTAKRVFEIFDHSAIYILIAASYTPFLYLAVNSPINKIILAIQWIVCFLGIIFKAFFTGKFKLFSTLLYLIMGWMIVFAWNDLISNINQVSLIYLILGGVLYSLGTIFYSWKICKFNHMIWHIFVILGSVFHFLAVYYLI, from the coding sequence ATGAATAAAAAAACTAAGAATAAAAGCACTAATACAATATCAGAAATACATAAAAAGGCGGAAAATTTTTCTCATGGTGAGGAAGTTGCAAATTTTGTAAGCCATACTGTCGGTGCTGGACTTGCTATAGTCGCTTTCATTGTGTTAACGATACGTGCGAGCTGGAGGCAGGATATCGGAACAGTCATATCATTTATGGCATTTGGATTTGGATTAGTAGTTTTATATACAATGTCTGCAATATATCATGGATTAAAGCCGGGGACAGCTAAAAGGGTTTTTGAAATTTTTGATCATTCTGCAATATATATTTTGATTGCGGCATCTTATACACCTTTTCTATACTTAGCAGTTAATTCCCCGATAAATAAAATCATATTGGCAATCCAATGGATAGTGTGTTTCTTAGGAATTATATTTAAAGCATTTTTTACTGGAAAATTTAAGCTGTTTTCTACGTTGCTGTATTTAATAATGGGTTGGATGATTGTATTTGCGTGGAATGATTTAATAAGCAATATAAATCAAGTTTCATTAATTTATTTAATTTTAGGGGGTGTTTTGTACTCGCTTGGAACAATTTTTTATTCGTGGAAAATATGTAAGTTTAATCATATGATTTGGCATATTTTTGTTATTCTAGGAAGTGTTTTTCACTTTTTAGCTGTGTATTATTTAATTTAA
- a CDS encoding Xaa-Pro peptidase family protein — MEKRTEKLSRILNELNVDGLFITDLYNLRYFTGFTGTTGVALATKNGNFFFSDFRYKTQATKQVSEMGFKFVEVSRGSLRTVGEYIKKFGLKNVGFEDVNVSFSLYQTIKDIFKVELVPVGNKLVMERMVKSEEEIALIKKAVEISDVAFSEALKIIKEGVSEKEVSSYMEYIQRKLGADDRSFTTILASGYRSAMPHGVASDKKIQKEEFITMDFGAYYEGYVSDMTRTVYYGDNITDRHVEIYNTVLESQILGVNTIKEGIMSDDVDKVVRNFLTEKGYGEYFGHGLGHGIGAEIHELPYLSSASHIELKENMVVTSEPGLYFDGWGGVRIEDDVVVKKDGREILNKSNKELIILH; from the coding sequence ATGGAAAAAAGAACTGAAAAATTATCAAGAATTTTAAATGAATTGAATGTTGATGGATTATTTATTACAGATTTATATAATCTTCGATATTTTACTGGGTTTACTGGGACAACTGGAGTTGCTCTTGCGACAAAAAATGGGAATTTTTTCTTTTCGGATTTTAGATACAAGACACAAGCTACTAAACAAGTTAGTGAAATGGGATTTAAATTTGTAGAAGTCTCACGTGGTTCGCTTCGTACAGTTGGGGAATATATAAAGAAATTCGGGCTCAAAAACGTAGGGTTTGAAGACGTGAATGTGTCGTTTTCCCTTTATCAGACAATTAAAGATATTTTCAAGGTGGAATTAGTGCCAGTCGGAAATAAACTTGTGATGGAAAGAATGGTAAAATCAGAAGAAGAAATTGCACTTATTAAAAAGGCGGTAGAAATTAGTGATGTGGCATTTTCAGAGGCTTTAAAAATTATAAAGGAAGGAGTTTCTGAAAAGGAAGTTTCTTCGTATATGGAATATATCCAACGAAAATTAGGAGCTGATGATCGTTCATTTACGACAATTTTAGCCAGCGGGTACCGTTCAGCTATGCCACACGGGGTGGCTTCTGATAAAAAGATTCAAAAGGAAGAATTTATTACAATGGATTTTGGGGCATATTATGAAGGATATGTGTCAGATATGACAAGAACTGTTTATTATGGAGATAACATTACTGATAGACACGTAGAAATTTATAATACTGTTCTGGAATCTCAGATATTGGGTGTGAATACTATAAAAGAAGGAATAATGTCAGATGATGTTGACAAAGTTGTTAGAAACTTTTTAACTGAAAAAGGATATGGCGAATATTTTGGACACGGACTGGGACACGGAATTGGTGCTGAAATTCACGAATTGCCTTACTTGTCGAGCGCTTCACATATTGAACTGAAAGAAAATATGGTTGTAACTTCTGAACCAGGACTTTATTTTGACGGATGGGGCGGAGTTAGAATTGAAGATGATGTCGTAGTCAAGAAAGATGGCAGAGAAATATTGAATAAAAGTAATAAGGAATTGATTATTTTACACTAA
- a CDS encoding DUF4240 domain-containing protein: MEKKRGVTKMSIRNFATKLKMKREEFWKYISISHKKAKNNNEFVDYLIDILSKKTDEEIFDFEIITFELMRESYNEKLWCASYLVNGDTASWSFDFFRLWLISQGKKIYYSIIKNQDNLSKYINISFEAKFMTNYFENETFAFIPAYAFSRKNCSHNILSKESYKINSKTIFQDDFIDDYNKKLNNYKRKIGYINKKYPKIIFHWCTQFPNSMKEVCPTLFKKMYF; the protein is encoded by the coding sequence TTGGAAAAGAAAAGAGGTGTGACAAAGATGTCTATAAGAAATTTTGCTACAAAACTTAAAATGAAACGGGAAGAGTTTTGGAAATACATTTCCATATCGCATAAAAAAGCTAAAAATAATAATGAGTTTGTAGACTATTTAATAGATATTCTGTCAAAAAAAACAGATGAGGAAATTTTTGATTTTGAAATAATTACATTTGAATTAATGCGTGAAAGCTATAATGAAAAGTTGTGGTGTGCCTCATATCTTGTGAACGGCGACACAGCGAGCTGGAGCTTTGATTTTTTTAGGCTATGGTTGATTTCGCAGGGGAAAAAAATATATTATTCAATTATAAAGAATCAAGATAATTTATCAAAATATATAAACATATCTTTTGAAGCTAAATTTATGACAAATTATTTTGAAAATGAAACCTTTGCCTTTATACCAGCCTATGCCTTTTCCAGAAAAAACTGCTCACACAATATTTTAAGCAAGGAAAGCTACAAAATTAATAGCAAAACTATTTTTCAAGATGATTTCATTGACGATTATAATAAAAAGTTGAATAACTACAAAAGAAAAATAGGATACATTAACAAAAAATATCCAAAAATAATATTTCACTGGTGTACACAATTTCCAAATAGCATGAAAGAAGTGTGCCCGACATTATTTAAAAAAATGTATTTTTAA
- a CDS encoding DUF2278 family protein, with the protein MEKYVMFRGKVIDKWYDFDKRAHYHIVAMDDEGKRYDLAVNIGSIYEKMNEIVSSNLKVYYDENYNCRKRIVRKMLLQKNGITECHKDLYLDYIRMKLFPHEKMIQMKGFDIKSVYLTGIIEKNVVQAMNNDDYEVIAFGRLYANGKGLHDIHMNQGSTDKFRKNDASYSDGGLFFRNRRDNKITAVFIAFITQSLNMPESV; encoded by the coding sequence ATGGAAAAATATGTGATGTTTCGAGGAAAAGTTATAGATAAATGGTATGACTTTGATAAAAGGGCACATTATCATATTGTGGCAATGGATGATGAGGGGAAAAGATATGATTTGGCGGTTAATATTGGGAGTATTTATGAGAAGATGAATGAAATTGTTTCTTCCAATTTGAAGGTTTATTATGATGAGAATTATAATTGCCGAAAGAGAATTGTCCGTAAAATGCTGTTGCAAAAAAATGGTATTACAGAATGTCACAAGGATTTATATCTGGATTATATTAGAATGAAACTTTTTCCACACGAAAAGATGATACAGATGAAGGGGTTTGATATAAAAAGCGTTTATTTGACTGGGATTATCGAGAAGAATGTTGTGCAGGCTATGAATAATGATGATTATGAAGTGATTGCGTTTGGAAGGCTTTATGCGAATGGGAAAGGTTTGCACGATATTCATATGAATCAGGGAAGTACAGATAAATTTAGAAAAAATGATGCTTCGTATTCTGATGGAGGGTTATTTTTTAGAAATAGACGAGATAATAAGATTACAGCTGTATTTATTGCATTTATTACTCAAAGTTTGAATATGCCTGAAAGTGTTTAG
- a CDS encoding folylpolyglutamate synthase/dihydrofolate synthase family protein: protein MKIDEVLEKIFNMRTIDKRITNESLNQNNEKMKKIYELLGEPCKNKKIVHIAGTNGKGSTATFLEGIFFAAGYSVAKFTSPHILWFNERILLNKEMISDEDVVKYYEVVMEILEKNSLQINFFEITTFMALLYFEAKNPDFIFLETGLGGRYDATNVVNSTIAVITNVSFDHVSLLGNSLEKIADRKAGIIKDGQLCIYAQNLIELENAVKKETDNSVNVLKKYENLQVELDTKNYKTIVKIWESGNLEEFENIEDEKNKHNLGKTFILPLFGKFQANNFLIAYEIAKIYGISDEVIQKGLDEISLDGRFEIFSQNPATILDVAHNDDSVRVLVENLNELFKNNEVIFILSILGTKDIANIFEKILEKNYKIFITSLKDVTYGLSANEIKKNLENANILTNNIIFEDNILDAYNQAKQMVLKKNSQYKSIVVCGSFYEIAKFKKLCGKRDEYFLQ from the coding sequence ATGAAAATAGATGAAGTTCTGGAAAAAATTTTTAATATGAGAACGATTGATAAAAGGATAACTAATGAATCTTTAAATCAAAATAATGAAAAAATGAAAAAAATTTATGAGTTGCTGGGAGAGCCTTGTAAAAATAAGAAAATTGTTCATATTGCAGGGACGAATGGGAAAGGTTCGACAGCTACGTTTTTAGAGGGTATTTTTTTTGCAGCGGGGTATTCTGTTGCAAAGTTTACTTCGCCACATATTTTATGGTTTAATGAGAGAATTTTGTTGAATAAAGAGATGATTTCTGATGAGGATGTTGTGAAGTATTATGAAGTTGTTATGGAGATTTTGGAAAAAAATTCGTTGCAGATAAATTTTTTTGAGATAACGACTTTTATGGCTTTACTTTATTTTGAGGCAAAAAATCCTGATTTTATATTTCTGGAAACTGGTCTTGGTGGAAGATATGACGCTACAAATGTTGTAAATTCGACAATTGCGGTTATAACAAATGTGAGTTTTGATCACGTTAGTCTTTTGGGAAATTCGCTTGAGAAAATTGCAGATAGGAAAGCTGGCATTATAAAGGATGGGCAGTTGTGCATTTATGCCCAGAATTTGATTGAATTGGAGAATGCTGTAAAAAAGGAAACTGATAATTCGGTAAATGTCTTGAAAAAGTATGAAAATTTGCAAGTCGAACTGGATACCAAAAATTATAAGACAATTGTGAAGATTTGGGAAAGTGGAAATTTGGAAGAATTTGAAAATATTGAAGATGAAAAAAATAAACATAATTTGGGAAAAACATTTATATTGCCACTTTTTGGAAAATTTCAGGCAAATAATTTTTTGATTGCTTACGAAATTGCTAAAATTTATGGTATCAGCGATGAAGTTATTCAGAAAGGGCTTGATGAAATTTCGCTGGATGGACGGTTTGAGATTTTTTCACAAAATCCAGCTACAATACTGGATGTGGCTCATAATGATGATTCTGTACGAGTTCTTGTAGAAAATTTGAATGAACTTTTTAAAAATAATGAAGTAATTTTTATTCTTTCGATACTTGGAACAAAGGACATTGCAAATATTTTTGAGAAAATTTTGGAAAAAAATTACAAAATTTTTATAACGTCTTTAAAAGACGTTACTTACGGACTTTCTGCCAATGAAATAAAGAAAAATCTGGAAAATGCAAATATTTTGACAAATAATATTATTTTTGAAGACAATATTTTAGATGCCTATAATCAAGCAAAACAGATGGTTTTGAAAAAGAATAGTCAGTATAAGTCGATAGTGGTTTGTGGCTCTTTTTATGAAATTGCGAAATTTAAGAAGCTGTGTGGAAAAAGAGATGAGTATTTTTTACAGTAG